One segment of Macrotis lagotis isolate mMagLag1 chromosome 1, bilby.v1.9.chrom.fasta, whole genome shotgun sequence DNA contains the following:
- the LOC141505133 gene encoding major urinary protein-like, whose translation MKILLLTVGLVLVFGIKAQPNRLEDPKSLSGIWYTVGVCANVTSKIEDGGKLRLYVRDIRVHDDGNLSGTFCRKKHDEQILFHLSTFLGSDGERHFLYDGRNDFALESQGDQYAMFSVKNVKNDDTTAWGLLYGRTPDLPEEIKEKFQKMCIHMGTHKNQVKDLSNDGTCHRPI comes from the exons atgaAAATTCTACTGCTGACTGTGGGGCTGGTCCTGGTCTTTGGCATCAAAGCCCAACCGAACAGATTGGAAGACCCAAAATCT CTTTCAGGAATATGGTACACTGTTGGAGTTTGCGCTAATGTGACATCTAAGATTGAGGATGGAGGTAAACTTAGGCTATATGTCAGAGATATCAGAGTACACGATGATGGCAATCTTAGTGGAACTTTCTGCAGAAA GAAACATGAtgaacaaattttatttcatttgagtacTTTCTTAGGAAGTGATGGTGAAAGGCATTTTCTAT ACGATGGAAGAAATGATTTTGCCCTTGAAAGTCAGGGTGATCAATATGCCATGTTTTccgtaaaaaatgtaaaaaatgatgaTACAACTGCTTGGGGATTACTCTATG GCCGTACTCCAGACTTGCCagaggaaataaaggagaaatttcaGAAAATGTGTATACATATGGGAACTCACAAAAATCAAGTTAAAGACCTGTCCAATGATG GTACATGTCATCGGCCTATATAA